A genomic segment from Papilio machaon chromosome 10, ilPapMach1.1, whole genome shotgun sequence encodes:
- the LOC106713350 gene encoding E3 ubiquitin-protein ligase RING1, with the protein MSSTEPSQNKTWELSLYELHRTPQEVITDATEIAVSPRSLHSELMCPICLDMLKKTMTTKECLHRFCSDCIITALRSGNKECPTCRKKLVSKRSLRPDPNFDLLISKIYPSRDEYEAHQERVLAKLNMSHSQASLVNSITEGIKLQSQNRPQRSRKNQEESSNPSNSNGTSEPAQNGNSSSVPKDGTSAGNPTPPGQSTSNPASVRSTPSPVPSNVSSVSKNTSTTKRAKSVLTSERSEESESSDGRTEGENSMDTEGEGEPLNPNEIELVFKPHPTEMTGDNQLMRALRDSSVRYLKTTANASVDHLSKYLAMRLTLDLDAELPEAYRLLNFCIYVAPSPGQFVPLAGSQTLRQINDKFWKVNKPLEMYYSWKKT; encoded by the exons atgtcatCAACAGAGCcttcacaaaataaaacatgggAACTTTCACTTTACGAACTCCATCGGACGCCACAAGAAGTGATAACAGATGCCACGGAAATTGCGGTATCCCCACGAAGCTTGCACAGCGAACTGATGTGTCCGATTTGTTTAGATATGCTGAAAAAAACGATGACTACTAAAGAATGTCTCCATAGGTTCTGCTCAGATTGTATAATAACTGCACTTCGATCAGGCAACAAAGAATGTCCGACGTGCCGCAAGAAATTGGTGTCGAAGCGTTCTTTGAGACCCGATCCGAACTTCGATTTGTTAATATCTAAAATCTATCCTAGCAGGGATGAATACGAAGCTCATCAGGAGCGCGTACTGGCTAAGCTGAATATGTCTCATTCCCAAGCGTCTTTAGTGAATTCTATTACTGAGGGTATAAAACTTCAGTCACAGAACAGACCACAACGATCAAGAAAAAACCAAGAAGAAAGCAGCAATCCGTCGAATTCAAACGGTACTTCGGAACCTGCTCAAAACGGGAACAGTTCCTCAGTGCCCAAAGATGGGACATCAGCTGGTAATCCGACACCCCCTGGTCAGTCTACTTCCAACCCAGCGTCGGTGCGAAGTACCCCATCTCCTGTACCTTCAAATGTAAGCTCTGTGTCAAAAAACACAAGCACAACTAAAAGGGCAAAATCTGTTCTTACATCGGAACGCAGTGAGGAAAGTGAATCTAGTGATGGCAG AACTGAAGGTGAAAACTCAATGGATACAGAGGGGGAGGGGGAGCCCCTAAACCCAAATGAAATAGAGTTAGTGTTTAAGCCTCATCCTACGGAAATGACTGGAGATAATCAACTAATGAGAGCCCTGAGAGATAGTTCTGTGAGGTATCTTAAGACTACGGCTAATGCTTCAG TGGATCACCTAAGTAAATACTTAGCGATGCGTCTCACACTGGATCTGGATGCGGAGTTGCCAGAGGCGTACCGGCTGCTCAACTTCTGTATCTACGTAGCGCCCTCGCCCGGACAGTTTGTACCCCTCGCTGGCTCGCAGACACTGAGGCAGATCAATGATAAATTCTGGAAG GTGAACAAGCCACTGGAAATGTATTATTCTTGGAAAAAGACTTAG